TCAGCGACTTGTTCTTGAAAAGGTGCTTCACGTTTTGAGTGACCGTGAAAAGATGATCATCCAGCACACCTATTTAGAGAATTTAAGCCAAAAAGAAGCCGGTGATAAACTTGGAATTTCCCAAATGCATGTGTCGAGACTCCAGCGCCGTGCTATCAAGAAACTTCAAGAGGCGATTAACGCTGAAAACTCGGAGTTAATTCAGTGATCAAAGATATTCTCAAAGAAAAAAGAATTGAAATCCTTGCCTCCCAGACCTCTAAAAACGGGATGGTTTATTGCGGTGATGACTACTTTTTTCTTGATACGGAAGAATATTTTGTATGTGTTTTGGCAGATGGGCTGGGCAGTGGAAAATATGCTTACGAATCCTCCCATGCTGTCATCGAGGAAGTCAAGCGCAATCATGAGTTGGATGTCGAATCACTGATGGCCGTATGCAATCAGGTTTTGATCGACAAGCGGGGAGCGGCCGTATCCATTTTGAAAATTTTTTACGAGAAGAATGAATTTGTATATAGTTCCGTAGGTAACATCCGTTTTTTTCTGTATAATCCCAAGGTCGACAAGCTTGTTTACCCGTTGCCTGTTACAGGATATCTATCGGGCAGGAAGCAAAAATACAGGACGGAAAGATACAAGTATGAACCAAATGCAAAATTCATTCTTCATTCGGATGGCCTTGAACTTAAGGGAGCTAAATCTTTTTTAAAAAGGCAGGCTCCCATCGTTCTGAATGCTAAAGACATTTTGGAAAGCAGTCCAGCAACTGCAGACGATACGACATTCATTTTAGGAAGCTTACTTTCGCTGTAATTCGGAAGTGAGCTTTTTTTGTATGGAGTTCGCAACTTCATTCCTGATTTGCTAGACTGTATATATGAGTTCGAAAGGGTGGAGGGAAACGTTATGATCGTTATGGAAGATACGTTGAAAGAATTGATTAAACAAATATCCAATGAACTAAGTTTGAAAAATCACCAAGTTCAAAACGTGATACAAATGCTGCAGGAAGGGAATACGGTCCCTTTTATTGCCCGCTATAGAAAAGAAATGACAGGCTCGCTCGATGAAGTTCAGATCCGTTCGATTATGGAAAGGTGGAATTATCTAGAGAATCTTGGCCAGAGGAAAGTGGAAGTTACACGTTCGATCGGGGAACAGGGAAAATTGACGGATGAATTGAAAAGGCAAATCGAAAAGGCGGCAAAATTGCAGGAAGTGGAGGATTTATATAGGCCATTCAAGCAAAAAAGAAGGACGAAAGCCACAGTCGCGAAAGAAAAGGGGCTTGAACCATTCTCCAGTTGGCTGCTTGAATGCCATTTGGACGCCCGGGTCAATGAAAAAGCCGCGGAATTCATATCAGCAGAAAAAGAAGTTCCTTCTATTGAAGAGGCTATTGCAGGAGCGCAGGATATAATTGCTGAACATATTTCCGATGATGCAGAATTGAGGAAGTGGATAAGGGCCGAGATTTTCAAAGCTGGAAAAGTGGTTTCCGTTGTTAAGAATCAAGATAAGGACGAGAAAAGAATCTTTGAAATGTATTATGAATACGAGGAGCCGGTGCAAAGGATCGTACCGCACCGGGTTTTGGCACTTAATAGAGGTGAAAAGGAAGAGGTATTGCGGATATCGCTTCAACCGCGAACTGAAATCATCATCGGACATCTTGAGCGCAAAATCATCAAAAATGTCCATTCTGAAGCAAAGGATGTTCTTAAAACTGCGATTGAAGATGGACTCAAACGTTTGATCATGCCGTCGGTTGAGCGGGAAATCAGAAAAGAACTGACTGAAAAAGCCGAGGATCAGGCCATTCATATTTTTTCGGAAAACTTGCGTAATCTGCTTCTTCAGCCTCCGCTCAAGGGGAAAGTGGTACTTGCCCTCGATCCCGCTTACCGAACGGGCTGTAAATTGGCTGTCATTGATGAAACGGGTAAGGTGCTGGACATCAGTGTAATATATCCTCATCCGCCTGCTGCCAAGCTTCAGGCTGCAAGAGAAAAAACGATTGAGATAATCGAACGGTTCTCGGTTGAGATTGTAGCGATCGGCAATGGGACGGCATCACGTGAATCAGAGCAATTCGTTGCAGATATTTTAAAAGAAGTGAACGCCAATGTCTCTTATATTATCGTCAATGAAGCGGGAGCCAGTGTGTATTCTGCCTCGGACATTGCCCGTGAAGAGTTTCCGGATCTGCAAGTGGAACAGAGAAGTGCCGTGTCGATAGGAAGAAGGCTTCAAGATCCCCTCGCGGAACTTGTTAAAATCGATCCCCAATCAGTTGGGGTAGGCCAATATCAACATGATGTTTCCCAGAAAAAGCTGGCGGGATCCCTCTCTTTTGTAGTGGAAACAGCTGTTAACCAAGTGGGGGTGAACGTCAATACCGCTTCATCTTCCCTATTACAATATGTAGCTGGTTTATCAAAATCCGTTGCTCAAAATATCGTCAAGAAAAGGGAAACGGAAGGGAAGTTTTCAAGCAGGAAAGAATTGAAGAAAATACCCCGTCTTGGATCCAAAACGTATGAACAGTGCATAGGGTTTCTGCGCATCATCAATGGCGATGAACCTTTGGACCAGACCGCAATTCATCCCGAGAACTATGGTGCCGTGAATAAACTGTTGAAGAAAATGGGATTCACATCACGGGATTTAGGCAGTGAGGCATTGAATGAGGAATTAATCAAATTAAATCCAGCTCAATTGGTCGATGAATTGGAAATAGGGGAAATTACGATTAAAGATATCATTGAGGATTTACTGAAGCCGGGAAGAGATCCTCGTGATGAATTATCAAAACCACTGCTTAAGCAGGATGTGCTGAAAATGGAGGATCTACAAGTTGGGATGGAATTGCAAGGTACAGTGAGGAATGTAGTGGATTTCGGCGCGTTTGTGGATATTGGTGTTAAACAGGATGGGCTGGTGCATATATCAAAACTGAGCAATCGGTTCGTTAAGCACCCGCTGGATGTAGTTGCCGTTGGGGATGTAGTGACGGTTTGGGTCGAGCAAGTCGACGCCCAAAAGCAAAGGGTATCTTTAACGATGCTCCAGCCAAAGGAACAAAACTAGCCCGCGGCAGGCTCCTTCTTTAATTAGAGGGAGTTTTTTTGCAATTTTACAACCGGGGGCTCTCTTTTCTTTGATAAAAAAACCAGCATTGATTCAACATCTTCACTTGATAATAATCCTTGTCATGAAAGGCTTTACGGATTTGATTTTGGAACCAATTAGGCATAGCTTTTCCTCCTTTAGTCTCCTATTGTATTATTAGTCTATGTTATAATGGGTTGTCCTGTTACCAGGGAATAGGAGGGGGAAATGAAAAATCGGGATTTGCAAAAGCTAGTCGAAGAAATTTCTGTGGAATACTTTAATAAAAGATTTACACACCTTGCCAGTTTTAATCCGCGCCTTCGGACGACAGGTGGCCGTTACTTGCTGCATTCACATAATATAGAAATCAATAAGAAGTATCTTGATGAACGCGGGATGGATGAAATGATCGGGATCATAAAGCATGAATTATGCCATTACCACCTTCATATCGGGAAGAAGGGGTATCAGCATCGTGATGCGGACTTCAAGCTTTTACTCAATAAAGTGGGTGCTCCAAGATTCTGCACTCCATTGCCATCAAATCAGATAAAGAGAAAAATGAATACAATCCAATATAAATGTGAAGACTGTCACCAGGTATATATGAGAAGAAAGCGAATCGACACTTCGCGTTTCGTTTGTGGTAAATGCCGTGGAACCTTGAGTTATCAAGGGTTTTTGGAGGGTGAATCAAAAATATAAAAAAACACAAAAGAACTCTTGACTTTAAGTTGTAACCTCTTTATAATCATAAGAGTCGACAAGATAACAACTTGTTCTTCACGACAACCACGAAGGTCCTTGAGCATGAAAAAGGAACCCATTTACATTATTCCGCAGTAGCTCAGTGGTAGAGCATTCGGCTGTTAACCGAACGGTCGTAGGTTCGAGTCCTACCTGCGGAGCCATTTTTTTGGGGAAGTACTCAAGAGGCTGAAGAGGCGCCCCTGCTAAGGGTGTAGGTCGCGTAAGCGGCGCGAGGGTTCAAATCCCTCCTTCTCCGCCAGTTACATATTATAATCAAGGCCCATTGGTCAAGCGGTTAAGACACCGCCCTTTCACGGCGGTAACACGGGTTCGAATCCCGTATGGGTCACTTTCTTACATATAACATGGTCCCGTGGTGTAGCGGTTAACATGCCTGCCTGTCACGCAGGAGATCGCGGGTTCGATTCCCGTCGGGACCGCCATTTTTTTTAAAACAATTGCTAAAATGAAATTTTTGTGATATAATATTAACCTGGCTGTTAATCATCACAGATCATTGGGCTATAGCCAAGCGGTAAGGCAACGGATTTTGATTCCGTCATGCGAAGGTTCGATCCCTTCTAGCCCAGCCATTTTTATTTTAGAGCCATTAGCTCAGTTGGTAGAGCATCTGACTTTTAATCAGAGGGTCGAAGGTTCGAATCCTTCATGGCTCACCATTTATATGCGGGTGTGGCGGAATTGGCAGACGCACCAGACTTAGGATCTGGCGCCGCAAGGCGTGGGGGTTCAAGTCCCTTCACCCGCACTGCTAAATTTCTTCTTGACATCAAGTTGAAAAGGTGCTATACTTACAAAGTCGCTTTCGCGGTCGTGGCGGAATGGCAGACGCGCTAGGTTGAGGGCCTAGTGGGGGAGACCCCGTGGAGGTTCAAATCCTCTCGGCCGCACCAATAACATCATAGAAATTAGCGCCCGTAGCTCAATTGGATAGAGCATCTGACTACGAATCAGAAGGTTGTAGGTTCGACTCCCGCCGGGCGCACCATTTTCACGGGAAGTAGCTCAGCTTGGTAGAGCACTTGGTTTGGGACCAAGGGGTCGCAGGTTCGAATCCTGTCTTCCCGACCATCCTTTCTCGGATATTTCGATAAATTAAATGCGGGTGTAGTTTAGTGGTAAAACCTCAGCCTTCCAAGCTGATGATGAGAGTTCGATTCTCTTCACCCGCTCCATTATTGCTCTTTGAAAACTGAACAAAACAAAGCGCCAACGTTAAATTTTAAGTGAGCACACACTATCAAAAAAGCAAATGAGCAAGTCAAACATTTCTTCGGAGAGTTTGATCCTGGCTCAGGACGAACGCTGGCGGCGTGCCTAATACATGCAAGTCGAGCGAATGGATGGGAGCTTGCTCCCTGAAGTTAGCGGCGGACGGGTGAGTAACACGTGGGCAACCTGCCTATAAGACTGGGATAACTTCGGGAAACCGGAGCTAATACCGGATACGTTCTTTTCTCGCATGAGGGAAGATGGAAAGACGGTTTACGCTGTCACTTATAGATGGGCCCGCGGCGCATTAGCTAGTTGGTGAGGTAATGGCTCACCAAGGCGACGATGCGTAGCCGACCTGAGAGGGTGATCGGCCACACTGGGACTGAGACACGGCCCAGACTCCTACGGGAGGCAGCAGTAGGGAATCTTCCGCAATGGACGAAAGTCTGACGGAGCAACGCCGCGTGAACGAAGAAGGCCTTCGGGTCGTAAAGTTCTGTTGTTAGGGAAGAACAAGTACCAGAGTAACTGCTGGTACCTTGACGGTACCTAACCAGAAAGCCACGGCTAACTACGTGCCAGCAGCCGCGGTAATACGTAGGTGGCAAGCGTTGTCCGGAATTATTGGGCGTAAAGCGCGCGCAGGTGGTTCCTTAAGTCTGATGTGAAAGCCCACGGCTCAACCGTGGAGGGTCATTGGAAACTGGGGGACTTGAGTGCAGAAGAGGAAAGTGGAATTCCAAGTGTAGCGGTGAAATGCGTAGAGATTTGGAGGAACACCAGTGGCGAAGGCGACTTTCTGGTCTGTAACTGACACTGAGGCGCGAAAGCGTGGGGAGCAAACAGGATTAGATACCCTGGTAGTCCACGCCGTAAACGATGAGTGCTAAGTGTTAGAGGGTTTCCGCCCTTTAGTGCTGCAGCTAACGCATTAAGCACTCCGCCTGGGGAGTACGGCCGCAAGGCTGAAACTCAAAGGAATTGACGGGGGCCCGCACAAGCGGTGGAGCATGTGGTTTAATTCGAAGCAACGCGAAGAACCTTACCAGGTCTTGACATCCTCTGACAACCCTAGAGATAGGGCGTTCCCCTTCGGGGGACAGAGTGACAGGTGGTGCATGGTTGTCGTCAGCTCGTGTCGTGAGATGTTGGGTTAAGTCCCGCAACGAGCGCAACCCTTGATCTTAGTTGCCAGCATTCAGTTGGGCACTCTAAGGTGACTGCCGGTGACAAACCGGAGGAAGGTGGGGATGACGTCAAATCATCATGCCCCTTATGACCTGGGCTACACACGTGCTACAATGGATGGTACAAAGGGCTGCGAACCTGCGAAGGTAAGCGAATCCCATAAAGCCATTCTCAGTTCGGATTGCAGGCTGCAACTCGCCTGCATGAAGCCGGAATCGCTAGTAATCGCGGATCAGCATGCCGCGGTGAATACGTTCCCGGGCCTTGTACACACCGCCCGTCACACCACGAGAGTTTGTAACACCCGAAGTCGGTGAGGTAACCTTCATGGAGCCAGCCGCCTAAGGTGGGACAGATGATTGGGGTGAAGTCGTAACAAGGTAGCCGTATCGGAAGGTGCGGCTGGATCACCTCCTTTCTAAGGATAATACGAGTGCGCTTTTGTTTTGTTCAGTTTTGAATGAGTAATTCATTCAATCACGGAAGAAGCATCACGTTGTGATGGGTTCTTTCTACTTTGTTCCTTGAAAACTAGATAATAGATAGAAGGCAATTAATTTTTTCAAAGCATCTGTAAGACTTTTTTAACGGTTAAGTTAGAAAGGGCGCACGGTGGATGCCTTGGCACTAGGAGCCGATGAAGGACGGGACTAACACCGATATGCTTCGGGGAGCTGTAAGTAAGCTTTGATCCGGAGATTTCCGAATGGGGAAACCCACTGTTCGTAATGGAACAGTATCTTTACCTGAATACATAGGGTACTGAAGGCAGACCCGGGGAACTGAAACATCTAAGTACCCGGAGGAAGAGAAAGCAAATGCGATTTCCTGAGTAGCGGCGAGCGAAACGGAATTAGCCCAAACCAAGAGGCTTGCCTCTTGGGGTTGTAGGACACTCAACATGGAGTTACAAAGGAACGGGGTAAATGAAGCGATCTGGAAAGGTCCGTCAAAGAAGGTAAAAACCCTGTAGTTGAAACTTCGTTCCCTCCTGAGTGGATCCTGAGTACGGCGGGACACGAGAAATCCCGTCGGAAGCAGGGAGGACCATCTCCCAAGGCTAAATACTCCCTAGTGACCGATAGTGAACCAGTACCGTGAGGGAAAGGTGAAAAGCACCCCGGAAGGGGAGTGAAATAGATCCTGAAACCGTGTGCCTACAAGTAGTCAGAGCCCGTTAATGGGTAATGGCGTGCCTTTTGTAGAATGAACCGGCGAGTTACGATTTCATGCGAGGTTAAGTTGATGAGACGGAGCCGCAGCGAAAGCGAGTCTGAATAGGGCGAATGAGTATGAGGTCGTAGACCCGAAACCAGGTGATCTACCCATGTCCAGGGTGAAGTTCAGGTAACACTGAATGGAGGCCCGAACCCACGCACGTTGAAAAGTGCGGGGATGAGGTGTGGGTAGCGGAGAAATTCCAATCGAACCTGGAGATAGCTGGTTCTCTCCGAAATAGCTTTAGGGCTAGCCTCAAGATGAGAGTATTGGAGGTAGAGCACTGATTGGACTAGGGGCCCCCAACGGGTTACCGAATTCAGTCAAACTCCGAATGCCAAATACTTATTCTTGGGAGTCAGACTGCGAGTGATAAGATCCGTAGTCGAAAGGGAAACAGCCCAGACCACCAGCTAAGGTCCCAAAGTATACGTTAAGTGGAAAAGGATGTGGAGTTGCTTAGACAACCAGGATGTTGGCTTAGAAGCAGCCACCATTTAAAGAGTGCGTAATAGCTCACTGGTCGAGTGACTCCGCGCCGAAAATGTACCGGGGCTAAACGTATCACCGAAGCTGTGGATTGACACCATTAGGTGTCGATGGTAGGAGAGCGTTCTAAGGGCGTTGAAGTCAGACCGGAAGGACTGGTGGAGCGCTTAGAAGTGAGAATGCCGGTATGAGTAGCGAAAGAAGGGTGAGAATCCCTTCCACCGAATGCCTAAGGTTTCCTGAGGAAGGCTCGTCCGCTCAGGGTTAGTCGGGACCTAAGCCGAGGCCGAAAGGCGTAGGCGATGGACAACAGGTTGATATTCCTGTACCACCTATACATCGTTTGAACGATGGGGGGACGCAGAAGGATAGGGTAAGCGCGCTGTTGGATATGCGCGTCCAAGCAGTTAGGCCGGAAACGAGGCAAATCCCGTTTCCACCAAGGCGGAGCTGTGATGGCGAGGGAAATATAGTACCGAAGTTCCTGATTCCACGCTGCCAAGAAAAGCCTCTAGTGAGATGTAAGGTGCCCGTACCGCAAACCGACACAGGTAGGCGAGGAGAGAATCCTAAGGTGTGCGAGAGAACTCTCGTTAAGGAACTCGGCAAAATGACCCCGTAACTTCGGGAGAAGGGGTGCTTTTTAGGGTGAATAGCCCAGAAAAGCCGCAGTGAATAGGCCCAGGCGACTGTTTAGCAAAAACACAGGTCTCTGCGAAGCCGCAAGGCGAAGTATAGGGGCTGACACCTGCCCGGTGCTGGAAGGTTAAGGGGAGAGGTTAGCGCAAGCGAAGCTTTGAACCGAAGCCCCAGTAAACGGCGGCCGTAACTATAACGGTCCTAAGGTAGCGAAATTCCTTGTCGGGTAAGTTCCGACCCGCACGAAAGGTGTAACGATCTGGGCACTGTCTCAACGAGAGACTCGGTGAAATTATAGTACCTGTGAAGATGCAGGTTACCCGCGACAGGACGGAAAGACCCCGTGGAGCTTTACTGCAGCCTGATATTGAATTTTGGTACAGCTTGTACAGGATAGGTAGGAGCCTGAGAAGCCGGAGCGCTAGCTTCGGTGGAGGCGTTGGTGGGATACTACCCTGGCTGTATTGAAATTCTAACCCGCGCCCCTTATCGGGGTGGGAGACAGTGTCAGGTGGGCAGTTTGACTGGGGCGGTCGCCTCCTAAAGAGTAACGGAGGCGCCCAAAGGTTCCCTCAGAATGGTTGGAAATCATTCGTAGAGTGTAAAGGCACAAGGGAGCTTGACTGCGAGACCTACAAGTCGAGCAGGGACGAAAGTCGGGCTTAGTGATCCGGTGGTTCCGCATGGAAGGGCCATCGCTCAACGGATAAAAGCTACCCCGGGGATAACAGGCTTATCTCCCCCAAGAGTCCACATCGACGGGGAGGTTTGGCACCTCGATGTCGGCTCATCGCATCCTGGGGCTGTAGTCGGTCCCAAGGGTTGGGCTGTTCGCCCATTAAAGCGGTACGCGAGCTGGGTTCAGAACGTCGTGAGACAGTTCGGTCCCTATCCGTCGCGGGCGCAGGAAATTTGAGAGGAGCTGTCCTTAGTACGAGAGGACCGGGATGGACGCACCGCTGGTGTACCAGTTGTCTTGCCAAAGGCATAGCTGGGTAGCTACGTGCGGACGGGATAAGTGCTGAAAGCATCTAAGCATGAAGCCCCCCTCAAGATGAGATTTCCCATGGCGCAAGCTAGTAAGATCCCTGAAAGATGATCAGGTTGATAGGTCAGAGGTGGAAGCGTGGCGACATGTGGAGCTGACTGATACTAATAGATCGAGGACTTAACCAACGCTTTAAAAAAATGAAATACCTTCTTATTATCTAGTTTTGAAGGAATGAAGATTTCTTCTTGCATTTCAAAATCATATGTGTTATGATAAGAAATGTACTGAAAAAGATTATATGTTTGGTGGCGATAGCGAAGAGGTCACACCCGTTCCCATTCCGAACACGGCAGTTAAGCTCTTCAGCGCCAATGGTAGTTGGGGGTCTCCCCCTGTGAGAGTAGGACGCCGCCAAGCGATAATTAATTAAATTAATAATGCATCATTTATACCGTCGCGGGGTGGAGCAGTCCGGTAGCTCGTCGGGCTCATAACCCGAAGGTCGCAGGTTCAAATCCTGTCCCCGCAATCATGAAAAAAACGAAACTTATGTTTCGTTTTTTTGTTTTATCCGAAATCAAATAATAATGACTTTAACTTATTTGTTTCTTCTTTTGAAACAAGGTAAACTACATATAGAGCTCTTTGACTACGGTGATAAATATTTCGTTTCT
This genomic stretch from Peribacillus muralis harbors:
- a CDS encoding SpoIIE family protein phosphatase; translated protein: MIKDILKEKRIEILASQTSKNGMVYCGDDYFFLDTEEYFVCVLADGLGSGKYAYESSHAVIEEVKRNHELDVESLMAVCNQVLIDKRGAAVSILKIFYEKNEFVYSSVGNIRFFLYNPKVDKLVYPLPVTGYLSGRKQKYRTERYKYEPNAKFILHSDGLELKGAKSFLKRQAPIVLNAKDILESSPATADDTTFILGSLLSL
- a CDS encoding Tex family protein, translated to MEDTLKELIKQISNELSLKNHQVQNVIQMLQEGNTVPFIARYRKEMTGSLDEVQIRSIMERWNYLENLGQRKVEVTRSIGEQGKLTDELKRQIEKAAKLQEVEDLYRPFKQKRRTKATVAKEKGLEPFSSWLLECHLDARVNEKAAEFISAEKEVPSIEEAIAGAQDIIAEHISDDAELRKWIRAEIFKAGKVVSVVKNQDKDEKRIFEMYYEYEEPVQRIVPHRVLALNRGEKEEVLRISLQPRTEIIIGHLERKIIKNVHSEAKDVLKTAIEDGLKRLIMPSVEREIRKELTEKAEDQAIHIFSENLRNLLLQPPLKGKVVLALDPAYRTGCKLAVIDETGKVLDISVIYPHPPAAKLQAAREKTIEIIERFSVEIVAIGNGTASRESEQFVADILKEVNANVSYIIVNEAGASVYSASDIAREEFPDLQVEQRSAVSIGRRLQDPLAELVKIDPQSVGVGQYQHDVSQKKLAGSLSFVVETAVNQVGVNVNTASSSLLQYVAGLSKSVAQNIVKKRETEGKFSSRKELKKIPRLGSKTYEQCIGFLRIINGDEPLDQTAIHPENYGAVNKLLKKMGFTSRDLGSEALNEELIKLNPAQLVDELEIGEITIKDIIEDLLKPGRDPRDELSKPLLKQDVLKMEDLQVGMELQGTVRNVVDFGAFVDIGVKQDGLVHISKLSNRFVKHPLDVVAVGDVVTVWVEQVDAQKQRVSLTMLQPKEQN
- the cmpA gene encoding cortex morphogenetic protein CmpA, with product MPNWFQNQIRKAFHDKDYYQVKMLNQCWFFYQRKESPRL
- a CDS encoding SprT family protein; the protein is MKNRDLQKLVEEISVEYFNKRFTHLASFNPRLRTTGGRYLLHSHNIEINKKYLDERGMDEMIGIIKHELCHYHLHIGKKGYQHRDADFKLLLNKVGAPRFCTPLPSNQIKRKMNTIQYKCEDCHQVYMRRKRIDTSRFVCGKCRGTLSYQGFLEGESKI